The SAR202 cluster bacterium genome has a window encoding:
- a CDS encoding MFS transporter codes for MFRRYVEALANRDYFTLWTASLTAGAASWALIVARGWLVFDISHSSFWVGIVTFSAMTPRLAITPFSGYLSDRFDRRRVLAVMFAVNIGSSLALGVLVMNGTIETWHLVLLSLINGSAHAAQMQVTQTLIPNMVPKGQILNAISLHQATVHGSRLLGPASIAPLMLVADVEAAFFLCTAFYVVSLVQTLRVRTSSTGVIDSSRGFMSNMADGLAYVYRERTLRAVVIISIFHCGMTMSIESLLPVLSQERLNAQGHATNYLMMAIGAGALVASLAMAGVHSEATKGKLLLNMGVLSGLSYALLGLATNVPLAVFSAVFMGATQAAFMTIAHAMVQVLTPDGVRGRVAGVYSVHVGGMMALSNLANGLLADHISVQTLLVVGGVGFIVVMFVSWYWATLRQIYTAGLKVEPRLATE; via the coding sequence TTGTTCAGGAGATACGTCGAGGCGCTGGCAAATCGCGATTACTTCACGCTGTGGACGGCGAGCCTGACTGCCGGCGCGGCGTCGTGGGCGCTCATCGTCGCCCGCGGCTGGCTCGTCTTCGACATATCTCACTCTTCATTCTGGGTCGGCATAGTCACCTTCTCCGCGATGACCCCCCGGCTGGCGATCACTCCGTTCAGCGGCTACCTGTCTGACCGGTTCGACCGCCGTCGCGTGCTCGCCGTCATGTTCGCAGTCAATATCGGCTCAAGCCTTGCGCTGGGCGTGCTGGTGATGAACGGGACTATAGAGACATGGCACCTGGTCCTGCTCTCGCTCATCAACGGCTCAGCGCATGCCGCCCAGATGCAGGTAACGCAGACGCTCATTCCGAACATGGTGCCGAAGGGGCAGATACTCAACGCTATCTCTCTCCACCAGGCGACTGTCCACGGCTCGCGATTGCTTGGCCCTGCCTCCATTGCGCCGCTCATGCTTGTGGCGGACGTTGAGGCTGCGTTCTTCCTGTGCACTGCTTTTTACGTCGTAAGCCTTGTGCAGACGCTGCGGGTGCGGACATCCTCTACTGGCGTCATTGACAGCAGCCGAGGCTTCATGAGCAACATGGCGGACGGCCTGGCGTACGTCTACCGGGAGCGAACGCTGCGAGCGGTGGTGATCATCTCCATCTTTCATTGCGGGATGACGATGTCCATAGAGTCGCTTCTGCCGGTCCTATCGCAGGAGCGCCTGAATGCCCAGGGGCACGCGACCAACTACCTCATGATGGCGATCGGCGCCGGGGCGCTGGTGGCTTCGCTAGCGATGGCAGGGGTCCACAGCGAGGCGACGAAGGGGAAGCTGCTTCTGAACATGGGCGTGCTGAGCGGGCTGAGCTACGCCCTGCTTGGGCTGGCGACCAACGTGCCGCTGGCGGTCTTCAGCGCGGTGTTTATGGGGGCGACGCAGGCTGCTTTCATGACCATTGCTCACGCGATGGTGCAAGTGCTGACGCCCGACGGCGTGCGGGGGCGGGTGGCGGGAGTGTACTCCGTCCATGTCGGCGGGATGATGGCGCTCTCCAACCTGGCGAACGGGCTGCTGGCGGACCACATAAGCGTGCAGACGCTGCTGGTAGTGGGGGGTGTTGGGTTTATTGTCGTGATGTTTGTGAGCTGGTACTGGGCGACGTTGAGGCAGATCTACACGGCGGGGCTGAAGGTGGAGCCGAGGCTGGCGACGGAGTAA
- a CDS encoding 2-phosphosulfolactate phosphatase produces the protein MNLEIRIESLIEGARRAEGTVVIIDVYRAFSAEAVAFARGAEKIILVPSVDLAREIKSSGKAHLSMGEVHGIRPEGFDFGNSPWELSSANVRGKTLVHSTMAGTVGVNSATKADCIYVGSLVLAQATVKALLRDNPALVTLVAMGDGGKYRTDEDEQCALYMRNLLEGRQPDREAVRSLVMAGGQSKKYDDKSQPQYHPKDRSIALEVDSSPFAVKVGREDGFLVSRPVYL, from the coding sequence GTGAATTTGGAGATACGGATAGAGAGCCTTATTGAGGGTGCAAGGCGGGCTGAGGGGACTGTTGTGATCATTGACGTTTATAGAGCTTTCAGCGCTGAAGCAGTGGCGTTCGCGCGGGGCGCTGAGAAGATCATACTCGTGCCCTCTGTTGATCTGGCCCGGGAGATCAAGTCGAGCGGAAAGGCCCATCTGAGCATGGGGGAGGTCCACGGGATCCGCCCGGAGGGTTTCGACTTCGGGAACTCGCCGTGGGAGCTTTCCAGTGCGAACGTGAGGGGCAAGACGCTCGTGCACTCCACCATGGCCGGGACGGTTGGCGTGAACTCCGCAACAAAGGCGGACTGCATCTACGTCGGCTCGCTTGTGCTTGCGCAGGCGACCGTGAAGGCGCTGCTGCGCGATAACCCTGCGCTTGTGACCCTGGTGGCTATGGGAGACGGGGGGAAGTACAGGACGGATGAGGACGAGCAGTGCGCACTCTATATGCGGAACCTGCTGGAGGGCCGTCAGCCGGACCGAGAGGCCGTCCGCTCGCTGGTGATGGCCGGCGGCCAATCGAAGAAGTACGACGATAAGAGCCAGCCCCAGTACCACCCCAAGGACCGGAGCATCGCGCTGGAGGTGGACTCGTCGCCGTTCGCTGTGAAGGTTGGCAGGGAAGACGGGTTCCTGGTCTCCCGGCCCGTGTATTTGTAG
- a CDS encoding NAD(P)/FAD-dependent oxidoreductase yields the protein MKFDVIVVGAGPAGSTTARECARRGLSVLIVDRAEFPRDKPCGGGLTIRAARLLDFEFSPVVERKITDLYFTERQRRGFARSGGKPVTYLTQRRHLDNLLVDQSVKAGAQFCQRETVRQVERSNGHVTVRTAKQDYDGRVLVAADGANGTTAKMAGLDIKVLHGIAIEGNVTPEGPFPADWEKALGVDFCDPEGGYGWIFPKGDHLNVGLGGWKYVGPTLREKLDNLTRSYGFDPGKIWGLRGHHLPIRCSGSPLATGNVLAVGDAAGLLDPFTAEGIYSAIWSGQAASRAIFDYVEGKAGDLDGYRREVESKLEPELRLSRQFADVFHLYPGMFIGIERRTEVLSRVLIGLLCGDYSYERVSKKLGVAWPGVVLISDLVRVSPALRKRSGLRDPEPPERFFKKGRAHEHGAQ from the coding sequence ATGAAGTTCGACGTAATAGTAGTAGGAGCGGGGCCGGCGGGCAGCACCACGGCACGTGAGTGCGCCAGGCGTGGCCTCTCCGTGCTTATAGTTGACCGCGCGGAATTCCCGCGCGACAAGCCGTGTGGCGGTGGGCTGACGATCAGGGCCGCCCGGCTCCTGGACTTCGAATTCTCGCCGGTTGTCGAGCGGAAGATAACGGACCTTTACTTCACGGAGCGGCAGCGGCGCGGCTTTGCCAGGTCCGGTGGCAAGCCGGTCACTTACCTCACGCAGCGTCGCCACCTCGACAACCTTCTCGTCGATCAGTCTGTGAAGGCCGGGGCGCAGTTTTGCCAGCGCGAGACAGTAAGGCAGGTGGAGCGCAGCAACGGCCATGTCACTGTGCGCACTGCGAAGCAGGACTACGATGGAAGGGTGCTGGTTGCCGCGGATGGCGCAAACGGGACTACGGCGAAGATGGCCGGACTGGACATCAAGGTGCTCCACGGCATAGCGATTGAAGGGAACGTAACGCCGGAAGGACCGTTCCCGGCAGACTGGGAGAAGGCTCTTGGCGTGGACTTCTGTGACCCCGAGGGCGGGTACGGCTGGATCTTCCCGAAGGGCGACCACCTCAATGTCGGCCTCGGCGGCTGGAAGTACGTGGGGCCGACGCTGCGGGAGAAGCTGGACAATCTAACGCGCAGCTACGGCTTCGACCCCGGGAAGATCTGGGGCCTGAGGGGCCACCACCTTCCTATCCGTTGCTCAGGCTCGCCGCTTGCGACCGGCAACGTGCTGGCAGTCGGCGACGCAGCGGGTCTTCTCGATCCGTTTACGGCGGAAGGGATATATTCTGCGATCTGGAGCGGCCAGGCGGCCTCGCGGGCCATATTCGACTATGTCGAAGGGAAGGCGGGTGACCTGGATGGATACCGGCGCGAGGTGGAATCCAAACTTGAGCCGGAGTTACGGCTCTCGCGCCAGTTCGCGGATGTGTTCCACCTTTATCCCGGCATGTTCATTGGTATTGAGCGTCGCACCGAAGTCCTTTCCAGGGTCTTGATTGGGCTGCTGTGTGGTGATTACTCCTACGAGAGGGTCAGCAAGAAGCTTGGTGTCGCATGGCCGGGAGTGGTCTTGATATCCGACCTTGTGAGGGTATCTCCCGCATTGCGCAAGCGTTCCGGTTTGAGGGATCCTGAGCCGCCGGAGCGCTTCTTCAAGAAGGGCAGGGCCCACGAGCACGGGGCGCAGTAG
- the ispH gene encoding 4-hydroxy-3-methylbut-2-enyl diphosphate reductase, with amino-acid sequence MRVFLGTPRGFCAGVVRAIDVVELALKKYGPPVYVKHQIVHNPYVVKSVEDKGAITVEDVEEIPEGATVVFSAHGSPPSDFEKAKRRNLHVIDATCPLVTKVHNEAHKFAADGRQIILVGHKGHQEVKGTMGQRSMHLVDDREPIRLPEWDRTTPVTVLTQTTLSVDDTQRSIAEIKRHYDNVVVRNDLCYATTNRQVAVKDLCKQVEVVLVIGAPNSSNCNRLREVAEAHGVPAYLINGPEELKREWLEGVENVGITSGASTPEDLVEAVVTAIAPEEVVLIKGAEEDVNFVLPKELR; translated from the coding sequence ATGAGAGTTTTCCTCGGCACCCCGAGGGGTTTCTGCGCCGGTGTGGTGCGGGCCATTGACGTTGTGGAATTGGCGCTCAAAAAGTACGGGCCTCCCGTCTACGTGAAGCACCAGATTGTGCATAACCCTTACGTAGTCAAGTCAGTGGAGGACAAGGGCGCCATTACGGTTGAGGACGTGGAGGAAATCCCGGAAGGGGCCACGGTAGTCTTTTCCGCGCATGGGTCGCCGCCCTCGGATTTCGAGAAGGCGAAGCGGCGCAATCTTCACGTCATCGACGCCACCTGCCCGCTGGTGACGAAGGTGCACAATGAGGCGCACAAGTTTGCCGCGGACGGCAGGCAGATCATCTTGGTGGGGCACAAAGGGCACCAGGAGGTAAAAGGGACGATGGGCCAGAGGTCGATGCACCTGGTGGATGACCGCGAGCCGATCAGGCTGCCAGAGTGGGACAGGACAACCCCTGTAACCGTTTTGACCCAGACCACGCTGTCCGTGGATGACACCCAGCGGTCCATAGCGGAGATCAAGCGGCACTACGACAACGTGGTTGTGCGCAACGACCTTTGCTATGCGACTACGAACCGGCAGGTGGCGGTGAAGGATCTGTGCAAGCAGGTGGAAGTGGTGCTGGTCATCGGCGCGCCGAACAGCTCAAACTGCAACCGCCTGCGGGAGGTGGCCGAGGCGCACGGTGTGCCGGCCTACCTGATTAACGGGCCGGAGGAGCTCAAGCGCGAGTGGCTGGAAGGGGTGGAAAATGTCGGCATTACGTCCGGCGCTTCCACTCCGGAAGACCTGGTCGAAGCGGTGGTTACGGCGATAGCTCCCGAAGAGGTTGTGCTCATCAAAGGCGCAGAAGAGGATGTGAACTTCGTCCTCCCCAAAGAGCTACGGTAA
- a CDS encoding pyridoxal phosphate-dependent aminotransferase — protein sequence MKLATRMSRLGTETAFEVLAKAKRLEAEGRDIIHLQIGEPDFDTPMNIVDAGVKALKGGYTHYGPSAGLPPLRAKIAEEVSKTRGVQYGPENVVVTPGGKPIMFFAILALVNEGDEVLYPNPGFPIYESMIRFVGGVPVPMKLTAAREFAIDVDEVAKSITPKTKLMVINSPNNPCGSIVPKETLEKLAKLSVKHDIPVLSDEIYIRFLFEGKHDSIVSFPGMKERTIILDGFSKTYAMTGWRIGYGVMPKEMVDPIAKLMTNSVSCTSSATQMAALEALNGSQDAANAIVAEFKARRDIFVGGLNKISGIKCPMPEGAFYAFPNIEGTGMTSRQFADGLLDEFGVACLAGESFGEFGKGCVRFSFANSTKNLERALERIDKFVKSKKK from the coding sequence ATGAAGCTTGCGACCCGAATGAGCCGCCTCGGCACCGAGACGGCCTTTGAAGTCCTCGCCAAGGCCAAGCGCCTGGAGGCCGAAGGACGCGATATCATCCACCTGCAGATCGGCGAGCCAGACTTCGACACGCCCATGAACATTGTCGATGCGGGCGTGAAGGCGCTGAAGGGCGGTTACACCCATTACGGCCCATCGGCCGGCCTTCCCCCTCTCCGCGCCAAGATCGCGGAAGAGGTATCGAAGACGCGCGGCGTGCAGTACGGCCCGGAGAACGTAGTCGTGACCCCCGGCGGCAAGCCCATCATGTTCTTCGCCATCCTGGCGCTGGTCAACGAGGGCGACGAGGTCCTCTACCCCAACCCGGGCTTCCCGATCTACGAATCGATGATCCGATTCGTCGGCGGCGTCCCCGTTCCAATGAAGCTGACGGCGGCGCGCGAGTTCGCGATAGACGTGGACGAGGTGGCGAAGTCCATCACGCCGAAGACAAAGCTGATGGTCATCAACTCCCCGAACAACCCGTGCGGGAGCATCGTGCCCAAGGAGACACTGGAGAAGCTCGCGAAGCTGTCTGTGAAGCACGACATCCCCGTGCTGTCGGACGAGATATACATTCGCTTCCTGTTTGAGGGCAAGCACGACTCCATCGTCAGCTTCCCCGGCATGAAGGAGCGCACGATCATCCTGGACGGCTTCTCGAAGACCTATGCCATGACCGGCTGGCGCATCGGCTACGGCGTCATGCCGAAGGAGATGGTGGACCCGATTGCCAAGCTGATGACGAACAGCGTCTCCTGCACGTCCAGCGCCACCCAGATGGCCGCCCTTGAGGCCCTGAACGGCTCTCAGGACGCCGCAAACGCGATCGTCGCCGAGTTCAAGGCCCGCCGCGACATCTTTGTCGGTGGCCTGAACAAGATCTCCGGCATCAAGTGCCCTATGCCGGAAGGCGCGTTCTACGCGTTCCCCAACATCGAGGGCACCGGCATGACGAGCCGCCAGTTCGCCGACGGCCTGCTGGACGAGTTCGGAGTTGCCTGTCTCGCCGGCGAGTCGTTCGGCGAGTTCGGCAAGGGCTGCGTCCGCTTCTCCTTCGCCAACTCCACGAAGAACCTGGAGCGCGCTCTGGAGCGCATCGACAAGTTCGTGAAGAGCAAGAAGAAGTAG